A stretch of DNA from Leptospirillum ferriphilum:
CAGCCGGGGTTCCAGCTTCCGGGATGACCAGGAAGGGACGGTCACGCGGAACACCTGTCCCCGCACCTCGCCCAGGAGATCGTCCGGCCGTCCTTCTCCCAGAACTTTTCCTTCATACAGGATGACGACCCTGTCGAAACGGCTGGCTTCGTCCATATAGGCGGTGCTGACCAGAAGGGTCGTATTTTTCTCGCGGACCTGTGCGGTGAGGATCTCCCAGAGTTCCCGGCGCGAGACGGGATCGACCCCGACCGTCGGTTCATCCAGAAGGAGGAGAGGCGGAGCGTGGACGAGAGAGCAGGCGACTCCCAGCTTTTGTTTCATGCCTCCGGAGAGTTTTCCGGCAAGACGTGAACCGAAGGGGCCAAGGGCAGTCATGGAGAGAAGAGGCGCATAGAGCTCTTTCCGGCGATCGGCCGGCACCCCGTGGAGATCGGCATGAAAGTCCAGGTTTTCGAAGACGGTGAGGTCTTCATAGAGGCCGAATTTCTGGGGCATGTATCCGATATGGCGCTGCAGGACAGGGGCCTCGGTGGCCGGATCGAAGCCAAGAATCCGCACGTTCCCGCTATCGGCGCCAAGAATGCCGGCCAATATCCGCAAAAGGGTGGTCTTTCCCGCTCCGTCCGGACCAATGAGGCCGGTGATCGTGCCTTCGCCCACATCGAACGACACATCGTCCAGAGCACGGACGACGCCACGCGGGGAGGGAAATGTCCGGACCACGTTCCGGAGGGAGACGGACGGGGAAGGTCTATCGGCCGCCATGAATCGTCTCGGCAGGGGAGCCGTCCGGACAGACCCGGGGGCGGGAGATCGTCTGGTGAAGGGGGATGGTCACCGTAACCGGCATGCCCAGACGGAGTTTCCGGGTCGGACACGACAGATAGATCCGGGTTCTGTAAACGAGAATGGTCCGCTGATGGAGAGTCTGGACCTCCTTCGGGGTGAACTCGGCGGAGGGCGAGATATAGCCGACATATCCCACGAAGCGCTGCCCGGGAAAGGAGTCCGAGGTGACATAGGCGGTCATTCCCTGGTGCACTTGTCCGAGTTCCGGTTCCTCGAGATAGACTCTCGCCCAGAGCGGCCGGGTCCTTGCCAGGGTGTAGACGGGAGACTGGGGAAAGGCCATGTCTCCCGGTTCGAGGATCCGGTTCTGGACGATCCCGTCCACCGGGGCATAGACTTTCGTGTCGTCCAGCTGGCGGGTGTCATAGGCCAGCTGGGCCTTGTCCCGCTTGACCTGGGCGATGGCCATGTCAAGCGCCGCCCGGGCATCGTCTTTCTGCTGCCGGGAGTTGAAGGCAGCCCGGGTCAGCTTCCGGACCCGGTTCCAGGTCCGTTCGGCATCGAGGCGCTGGGCGCGATCGCGTTCAAGCGCCCGGAGATCCCCCTCCACGAGATCCTGATAGCGGACAGGGTCCATCACGGCCATCAGATCTCCTGCCTTGACCGGGGCTCCTTCGAGATACAGGAGTTTCTGGATACGCCCGGTATCGTGAAAGGCCAGCTGTACTTCCCGAAGATCGATGTTGCCATACAGGACCAGGGTGCCGGCAGATTTGTGTGACCGGTGCATCGCCTGGTACCAGGCCGTGATCCCGGCGAGAAGAAGAAGGAGAATGGCAATGATCAGACGCGGCGCTTTGGACGACATGGTTGTTTTCCTCTCCCCGTTTTTCAGCGGGGATTCTCGGGTGATGGCGGTTTTAAGGAGGTCGGCGGTTCGATGGTCCCCCGGGCATACTGATAGGCCACAAAGCCGTTCATGAGGAGATAGCGGGCCCGAATCACCGATTCCCGGGCCTGCCGGAGAGCCGTCTGCGCATCCATGACATCGACAGACTGAACCTGGCCCTGCCGGTAGGCCTCTTCGACGAGCGTGTCATTTTTGCGGGCGTTCTCCTCTTCGGCCCGGGCCTCTTCCAGCTGCTGCCGGGCATCGGAAATCGCGATGGCGGCTTTCCTGAGGTCGGCCGAGACCTGAAGGCGGACCGATTCCCGTGTATCGATCGCTGTCAGAAGGTCCGAGCGCGCCCGGGCGGTCTGATGAATCATGTATCCCCCTTCAAAGATCGGAACGGTCAGAATTCCTCCGAAATTGAACGTGGAATAGGGGCTGTTGTTCGGAATGTAGGTGAAGGGAAGAGCGCCTCTCGGAAGCGTTGCAGTGAAGGACTGGAAAAGGGCATTGAGGGACGGATAATTCTGGGACCGGGCATTTTTGAGACCGGCCCGGGCGGCCTCGACATTGGCCCGGGCTTCTTTCCACTCCGGGCGATGGGAAAGGGCGACCGGAAGGTCCCGGTCCGGGTCGGGGGATTCCAGAGTGTTGGGGTCGTGCTCGACGTCCTGGGCAACCAGGCGAACATTCTTTTCCAGTCCCATGACCTGGGCCAGGTTCACCGCATCGGTCCGGACCTGATCCCGGGACCGGATGAGGGCCAGACGGGCGGCTTCGACATTGACCCGCGCACGTGTGACGTCCAGGACAATTCCCGTTCCGGTGGCATAGCGCAGTCGTGCCCGGGCCAGCTGGAGAGTGGCGTCTTCCAGACTTTTTTTGTCAGCCAGCACCTGGTGCTGGTCGGCAAGAAGCGTAAAGTAGTCGGATTCGGCATCCCGGATGGTGGAAAGCCACAGGGTTTGACGCCGGGCCTCTTCCGCCCGGTAGGACCACCGGCTCTGGTCGATCTGGGATCCGGTCTTTCCAAAATCCAGAAGGTTCTGGGTAAGGGTGACCGTCAGAAGGTTCAGGTCTTCGTAGTTGTAGTTGGGAAAAAGGAAGAATCCGAACAGACTGTTTCCGTAAAGAGTCTGAAAACTGGCAGACAGCTGGGGATAGTCCGCAGCCCGGGATTGTCCGACACTTTCCCTGGCGCTCCGGACTCTGGCGGCTTCCGCCTTGAGGTCAGGACGGGCCGCCAGGGCGCGTTCGACCGCCTGGGACAGGGTGACCTCCTGAGCAGGGGGATCCGCATGGGCATCCTCCGGGGAACCGTTAACCCCGGAGAGGCCCAAAAGAGCCAAAAAACAAATGCCGGCAATGACTTTCCCCAAAAAGGGGAACCATTTCCCACGGAACAGGGAACCCTCTCTCCCTCTGTCCATGCGACCGGATCGTCCGGGCAAGATCGCCTCCTCGGTTTCCGGTTTCATCAAAAAACGCCAGAACCCGAAAATCCGGATTCCTGTAGAGTCCCGACAGCCTCTGCTACTTGAGGGACAGGACCCACTGGGCGATGGCTTTGGCGTCAGAGGGTTTCAAATCCGGATGGGGAGGCATCATCATGCCTCCGGTCAGGTCGTTCCAGTGACCGTTTCCCCCGGAGATGATCTTTTTGGCCAGCATGGAAAGAGACCCTTTCTTTCCCCGATAGCGAGCGGCAACCTGCTTGAACGAAGGGCCCACCATTTTCTGGTCGACGGCATGGCAGGAGAAGCACCCTTGCTGGTTCATGAGCGACTTGACGTCCGGCGCGGCCAGGGCGGGAGAGGTCAGGATGACAAGAAGAGCAAACGGCAGGATCAGGCGGGTGATTTTCATGCGTGCCTCCATGAAGAGTCGAGCAAGAAGAGTGACAGTTTTTTGCCACAAAAAGCAGTAATCGGCAGAAAATGACCGGAATTGATTTCCCTGCCGATTGGTTTCATTATAATCCCGGACCTCGAAAAAACAATCCCGCCCTGTCGACGGGCGCACCGGCGGGGAGATGAAGACATCAGAACGGTGTCATTATTTTCTGCCGGAATCCGGAAATTTCTTTCACCCTGCATCCGGGAGGTTTTGCCATGGCACCGCGTACCGAAGAACAGGAACTTAAGGAGATGGACGCCTGGTGGCGCGCCGCGAACTATCTCTCCCTGGGAATGCTCTACCTGAAAGACAACCCTCTTCTGAGATTGCCGCTGACACCGGATCATCTGAAGAAAAGATTGCTCGGACACTGGGGGTCCGACCCCGGGCAGAACTTCGTCTGGGTGCATGCCAACCGGCTCATCCGCCGCCACGATCTCAACATGATCTACATCAGCGGCCCCGGACACGGGGCACCCGCGATCCTGTCCAACGCCTATCTGGAAGGCACCTACACCGAAGTGTACCCGGACCGGACAGAGGACACCCGGGGACTGAAAAACTTTTTCCGGCAGTTTTCCTTTCCTGGTGGACTCGGAAGCCATTGCACCCCGGAAACCCCCGGATCCATCAACGAAGGGGGAGAACTCGGGTACAGCCTGTCGCACGCCTACGGCGCAGTGTTCGATCATCCGGACCTGATTGCGGTCTGTGTCGTCGGGGACGGAGAAGCCGAGACCGGCCCGATGGCCACTTCCTGGCACTCCAATAAATTCCTGAATCCCGTCACGGATGGCGCGGTCCTTCCGGTTCTGCACCTGAACGGATACAAAATCGCCAATCCCACGATCCTCGCCCGGATTTCCCCGGAGGAACTCAAAAGCCTTTTTGTCGGTTATGGCTACAAGCCCGTTGTGGTCGAAGGGGACGATCCGGCGGAGATGCATCTAAAAATGGCGAAAGCCATGGACTCCTGCCTGTCGGACATCCGACGGATCCAGAAAAATTCCCGTTCGTCAGGAGTCCCTGCCCGAGCCCCCTGGCCCATGATCATCCTGCGCACGCCAAAAGGCTGGACGGCCCCGAAAGAGATGGACGGCCATCGCATCGAAGGATTCTTCCGGGCCCATCAGGTCCCGATCCTGGATACCGCCACAAACCCGGCCCATCTGTCCCTGCTGGAGCAATGGTTCCGGAAGTACCGCCCGGAAGAGCTGTTCGACGAAAACGGAACGCTTGTTCCGGCCGTGAAAGCCCTGGCACCCAAAGGCAACAGGAGAATGAGCGCCAATCCGCTCGCCAACGGCGGGCTTCTCCGGAAGCCGCTCATTATGCCGGATTTCCGGGATTACGCGGTGGATGTGTCCAAACCGGGAACGGTGGAGGCCGAAAACACCTTTGTTCTGGGAACGTTTCTCCGGGATATCATGAAGAAAAATCCCCGGAACTTCCGGGTGTTCGGACCTGACGAAACCGCCTCGAACCATCTTCAGGCCCTCTACGAGGTCACGAAAAAAGCCTGGATGGGGGAAACCCGTCCCGAGGATGCGGACGGCTGCCAGCTGGCACCGGACGGTCATGTCATGGAGATGCTGAGCGAGCACACGCTCGAAGGGTGGCTCGAAGGATATCTGCTCACAGGCCGGCACGGACTCCTGAACACCTATGAGGCGTTTGCCCACATCATCGACTCGATGGTCAACCAGCACGCAAAATGGCTCGAAAAAGCGAAAACGGACGTTTCCTGGCGCGCACCGGTCTCCTCCCTCAACATTCTCCTGAGTTCGACTGTCTGGCGTCAGGACCACAACGGTTTCACCCACCAGGACCCCGGCTTTCTGGACGTCGTGACGAACAAACGGGCCAGCGTGGTAAGGATTTATCTCCCTCCCGACGCCAACACCCTTCTGAGCGTCGCCGACCACTGTCTCCGGAGCACCGACTACGTCAACGTCATCGTGGCCGACAAGCAGCCCCATCTGCAGTATCTCGACCGTGATGCAGCCGCCCGCCATGCGGCCAAGGGCATCGGTCTGTGGGAGTGGGCCTCGAACGACCAGGGAGAAGAACCGGACGCCGTCATGGCCTGCTGCGGGGACGTCGTCACGCTTGAAGCCCTGGCCGCTGTCGCGATCCTGCGGGAAAAGATTCCGGATCTCCGCATCCGGTTTGTGAATGTCGTGGATCTTTTTCGTCTGCAGCCCCCGTCCGAACACCCGCACGGACTATCCGACCGGGACTTCGACAGCCTGTTTACGACAGACCGCCCGATCATCTTCAATTTTCACGGCTATCCCTGGCTGATCCACAAGCTGGCGTACCGGAGGACCAACCACCGGAACCTGCATGTGCGGGGGTACAAGGAAAAGGGCAGCATCAACACCCCGCTGCAGCTTGCGATCGAGAACCAGATCGACCGTTTTTCCCTGGCCATCGACGTCATCGACCGCGTTCCCCGGGTCGGAGTCCGGGGAGCCCATGTCAAGGAATGGCTGAAAGACCAGATTCTGGAGCATCTTGCATATGCGAGCCGGGAGGGAGAGGATCCGCCAGAAGTGACCCGATGGAAATGGCCCTTTTGAAAATCCGGGAGAAAACAAGAGTCTTTAACATAAACGAGAGGAGGGGACGATGACGCAGAAAACAAGGCAGGCTCCGCTGGACGTTCCGGCGGACAGGCGAGCGGTCTGGCAGGAGAACTATCGCCTGATGACACGAAACACGGGCCGTCTTTTCCTGATGGCCGGCGACCAGAAGGTCGAACACCTGAACGATGACTTTTTCGGTCCGAACATCAGTCCGGAGGACGCTTCTCCCGAACATCTTTTTCGGATCGCCTCCGCCGCTCCGGTCGGCTGTTTTGCCACGCAGATGGGGCTCGTGGCCCGTTACGGGGAAAGTTATCCGGAGATCCCCTACCTGCTCAAACTGAACTCGAAAAGCCACCTGGTCAAGACCGGCCAGAGGGACCCGGTATCCCGGCAGTGGCAGACGATGGAGCAGGTGGAAAAGTTCATCGCGCATTCGGGCCTGAAGATCGTGGGTGTCGGATACACCATCTATCCGGGAAGCGAATTCGAGTCCGAAATGCTGACCGAAGCGGCTCGCCTGATTTTCGAAGCCCATCAGTTGGGTCTGGTGACCATCATCTGGTCCTACCCCCGGGGGAAAGCCGTCACGAGGGAGCAGGATCCCCATCTCGTGGCCGGGGTGGCGGGCCTGGCCGCCACTCTGGGAGCCGACTTCGTCAAGGTGAACCCTCCGGTTTCCCCGGAGGGAAAGCTTGAGGGCGCTCTTCTTGCCGAAGCCGTAAAAGCGGCCGGCCGGACCGGAGTCGTGTGCGCCGGTGGAAACGAGACGACACCCGAAGCCTTTCTCGCCCGTCTTTACGATCAGATCCACGAAGGGGGGACCGCGGGATGCGCCACCGGACGAAACGTCCATCAGCGGTCTCTGGAAGAAGCGGTGGCCCTGTCAAAAGCCATCCATGCCATTGTCGTCGACGATGAATCTCCGCGGGAAGCTCTTCGCTTCGTCCGTAAAGCCTGACTCATCGTCTTTCTTCAGGAAGGATCCTCCTCCAGGCCGGAAAACCCCCCGGGAGGAGATGAAGGAGGAATTTCATGACGCAGAAATCAGTGGATCTCGTAACCATCGGGGCCGGTGGAGGAGCCTATCCGGCCGCCTTCAAACTGGCCAGAAAAGGCCGGACCGTTCTGATGGTGGACCCCAAAGGAGTCATGAGCGGAAACTGTCTGGCGGAAGGATGCGTTCCTTCCAAGGCGGTCCGGGAAATCGCCCATCTTCTCGTCCGCCAGAAACGACTGGGAGAAGCGGGAGCGAAGGGAACCCTGACCCCGGATTTCCGGGCGATCATGGACCACAAGGACAGGGTTCAGAATCTTAGGTATGCCCAGCATGCCGAAGAACTCTCCCGAACACCCGGTCTGACACTTGTAAAGGGAACGGCGAGCCTGGTTGATGGACGGACCGTCCGGATCCGGACCGCAAAAGGGGAAGAGGATGTTGCAGCCGGACACATCCTGATCGCCAGCGGATCAGATGTTCTTCTCCCCCCCATTCCCGGATCGGAGCTTTGTGTGACGAGCCACCATCTGTTCAGGGTGGGAACGGATCTCCGCGATCTTCCCCGGCGGATGATCATCGTCGGAGGGGGATATATCGGCCTCGAGACAGCGTGCATGTTCTCCGCTTTCGGAACCACCGTCACCCTGTTCGAAAAAGGCCCTCTTCTGCTCCCGGGGATGGAACGCGCCCTGGTGGACCGGCTTCGACCTCTTCTCGATCCCTCCATAACGATCCGCACCAACGCCGATGTCCGGGAAATCCGGAACGGACCGGAAGGGAAAATCGTCGTTCTCGGAAACGGGGAAACACGGGAGGAACACAAGGCCGATGTCGTGCTTCTGGCCGCCGGACGAAGGCCGGTCTTTCCGGAAGGACTGGAGCAGGCCGGTGTTGTCACGGACCGTTCGGGGATCCGGGTGGACAATGCGCTGAGGACAAGCTGTCCGGGGATTTTCGCCGCCGGGGACGTCAACGGACGAACTCCGCTTTTTCACGCGGCCGTCCGTCAGTCCCTGGCCGTGGCCAACACCCTCCTGGCCGAAGGGGAACCGGCCGACACCGTTGACTTTTCGAGTGTTCCCACCACCATTTTCACGATCCCCGGCGCATCGTATGTGGGTCTTCTTCCGGAATCCGCGCGAGGAGCGGGCATCGATCTTGTCGAAGCCCGTTACGATTTTTCGGAAGACTCCCGGTCCCAGATCCTGAACGAGACCGATGGGGGAATCCGCCTGTATTTCGACAAAAAGACGAAGGTTCTGAAAGGCGGCTGGGTGGTCGGCATCGACGCCGGAAACCTGATTGGAGAAATCGGTCTGGCGGTGTCCGCTGGTCTGTCTGCAAGGGAGTTGTCCCGTTTCGCCGACCAGCATCCGATGGCGGCGGAGGGAATCGGAAAGGCGGCCCGTCAGCTGGTCTGAAAGAACCAGCTGACAAAGGAAAATGCGGTCGGGCGGGAAGGCTCTCAGTCCGCCTGCGCCGCTTTCCAGGAACGGACGAGCGCTTCCGCTTCGGAAACGATCGAGCGATGGCGGGGACGCCAGCCGAGAAGCTTCCCGGCCCAGTCTCCCGGCACGCACTGGTCGAGCGCCAGTCCGTCGGCCAAATCGCCCCAAGCTTTTTTGGCCTCTTCCGGCGACAGGGATTGCGTCCGGCCTTCGAATCCCAGAGCTTCACTCAGTGCTCCGGCGATCATGGCCACCGTCGGGCAGGAGCCATCCGTTCCATTGAGGACGCTTGCGGCCGGAGCCTGTTCCGCCGCACGCACATACAGGTTGGCCAGATCGTCCCGGTGCACCGGAGACCAGCGGTTATGTCCGGACCCGATCACAGGGATTCCGTGTTCCCGGGTGGCGGCTCCCATCAGAAAACCGGTCAGTCCTCCCGCACCCCCGTAAACGATCCCGGGACGGATCACGAGCGGCGTGATGCCCTTTGCTGCGGATCCCAGAACCTGCCGTTCGATCGGCGGTCTCCAGGACACTATGTCCGGAGACCTCTCCGGAACCGCGTTGTCCGGAACCACATTGTCCCGCAAATTTCCAAGAACCCAAACGCCACTTGTATAGAGAAACCGGCGAAGACCGGATGTTCGGGCAAGTTCCTCCAGAAAAAATCCGACCGCTTCCCGGTCCCGTCCCGCGCCTTCTGGACCCATCTCGAAGGCGGCATGCACAAGAACATCTGTTTGCCTGATTTCAGACGCCAGGGAACGGCAGTCCGCCAGACTCCATTCGACGGCCCGGGCGCCGAACCGTTCGATTGCTTTCCGGTTTTTTTTGTCCCGTGTGGTGGCGCAGACATGGTGGCCTGCCCGGCAGAAGGCATCCACAAGGGCGTTCCCGATATAACCGTTTCCTCCAGTGATCAGGATGCGCATCGTGCTCTCCTTTCGAAATGAAATGGAAGGACCCCGACTGACGCCGGTCTCCGATTCTGTTTCATCAGACGTGTCTCAAAAAATCCCCTGGAAGCCGGGACTCCTCCCGGATCATCGCTGCCAGGCAATCCATCCCGCCTCGAGGGGAACAGACAACCCCTCGAAGGCAGGCAGGATTCGGGGTGTATAGTCCCCCACGGGACGAAGAAGGGGGATTTGCACCCGGCAGGTTCTCCATCCGTTCGGGTTCCTTTTTTTACCCTGGTCCTTCTGGAGGGAGTTTTCCGTCACCCATTCCATTGGGTGGTGCTCGGCCGGTTTCGTTCCCTCCGGCGCGGCATAGAGCTCGACTTTCAGACTGTCCGGAGGCAGGATTCCCGGGTGGATCCGGACAGTGAAAAGATGAAGCCCTTCCTGGACGGTCACGGAGTATTCTCCGAAAGAGAGTGTATTCCAACCTTTCTCCCAGAGTCGGGTTTTCCGGACGATTTCCCGCGCGACAGAAGCCTGGTTTTCACTCCGGATACGGAAGGTTTCCGCTGCGGGGAAATAATGGGACGTGGTGTACTCCC
This window harbors:
- a CDS encoding NAD-dependent epimerase/dehydratase family protein, yielding MRILITGGNGYIGNALVDAFCRAGHHVCATTRDKKNRKAIERFGARAVEWSLADCRSLASEIRQTDVLVHAAFEMGPEGAGRDREAVGFFLEELARTSGLRRFLYTSGVWVLGNLRDNVVPDNAVPERSPDIVSWRPPIERQVLGSAAKGITPLVIRPGIVYGGAGGLTGFLMGAATREHGIPVIGSGHNRWSPVHRDDLANLYVRAAEQAPAASVLNGTDGSCPTVAMIAGALSEALGFEGRTQSLSPEEAKKAWGDLADGLALDQCVPGDWAGKLLGWRPRHRSIVSEAEALVRSWKAAQAD
- a CDS encoding phosphoketolase family protein, producing MAPRTEEQELKEMDAWWRAANYLSLGMLYLKDNPLLRLPLTPDHLKKRLLGHWGSDPGQNFVWVHANRLIRRHDLNMIYISGPGHGAPAILSNAYLEGTYTEVYPDRTEDTRGLKNFFRQFSFPGGLGSHCTPETPGSINEGGELGYSLSHAYGAVFDHPDLIAVCVVGDGEAETGPMATSWHSNKFLNPVTDGAVLPVLHLNGYKIANPTILARISPEELKSLFVGYGYKPVVVEGDDPAEMHLKMAKAMDSCLSDIRRIQKNSRSSGVPARAPWPMIILRTPKGWTAPKEMDGHRIEGFFRAHQVPILDTATNPAHLSLLEQWFRKYRPEELFDENGTLVPAVKALAPKGNRRMSANPLANGGLLRKPLIMPDFRDYAVDVSKPGTVEAENTFVLGTFLRDIMKKNPRNFRVFGPDETASNHLQALYEVTKKAWMGETRPEDADGCQLAPDGHVMEMLSEHTLEGWLEGYLLTGRHGLLNTYEAFAHIIDSMVNQHAKWLEKAKTDVSWRAPVSSLNILLSSTVWRQDHNGFTHQDPGFLDVVTNKRASVVRIYLPPDANTLLSVADHCLRSTDYVNVIVADKQPHLQYLDRDAAARHAAKGIGLWEWASNDQGEEPDAVMACCGDVVTLEALAAVAILREKIPDLRIRFVNVVDLFRLQPPSEHPHGLSDRDFDSLFTTDRPIIFNFHGYPWLIHKLAYRRTNHRNLHVRGYKEKGSINTPLQLAIENQIDRFSLAIDVIDRVPRVGVRGAHVKEWLKDQILEHLAYASREGEDPPEVTRWKWPF
- a CDS encoding aldolase; the protein is MTQKTRQAPLDVPADRRAVWQENYRLMTRNTGRLFLMAGDQKVEHLNDDFFGPNISPEDASPEHLFRIASAAPVGCFATQMGLVARYGESYPEIPYLLKLNSKSHLVKTGQRDPVSRQWQTMEQVEKFIAHSGLKIVGVGYTIYPGSEFESEMLTEAARLIFEAHQLGLVTIIWSYPRGKAVTREQDPHLVAGVAGLAATLGADFVKVNPPVSPEGKLEGALLAEAVKAAGRTGVVCAGGNETTPEAFLARLYDQIHEGGTAGCATGRNVHQRSLEEAVALSKAIHAIVVDDESPREALRFVRKA
- a CDS encoding TolC family protein, giving the protein MPGRSGRMDRGREGSLFRGKWFPFLGKVIAGICFLALLGLSGVNGSPEDAHADPPAQEVTLSQAVERALAARPDLKAEAARVRSARESVGQSRAADYPQLSASFQTLYGNSLFGFFLFPNYNYEDLNLLTVTLTQNLLDFGKTGSQIDQSRWSYRAEEARRQTLWLSTIRDAESDYFTLLADQHQVLADKKSLEDATLQLARARLRYATGTGIVLDVTRARVNVEAARLALIRSRDQVRTDAVNLAQVMGLEKNVRLVAQDVEHDPNTLESPDPDRDLPVALSHRPEWKEARANVEAARAGLKNARSQNYPSLNALFQSFTATLPRGALPFTYIPNNSPYSTFNFGGILTVPIFEGGYMIHQTARARSDLLTAIDTRESVRLQVSADLRKAAIAISDARQQLEEARAEEENARKNDTLVEEAYRQGQVQSVDVMDAQTALRQARESVIRARYLLMNGFVAYQYARGTIEPPTSLKPPSPENPR
- a CDS encoding c-type cytochrome; amino-acid sequence: MKITRLILPFALLVILTSPALAAPDVKSLMNQQGCFSCHAVDQKMVGPSFKQVAARYRGKKGSLSMLAKKIISGGNGHWNDLTGGMMMPPHPDLKPSDAKAIAQWVLSLK
- a CDS encoding dihydrolipoyl dehydrogenase, which codes for MTQKSVDLVTIGAGGGAYPAAFKLARKGRTVLMVDPKGVMSGNCLAEGCVPSKAVREIAHLLVRQKRLGEAGAKGTLTPDFRAIMDHKDRVQNLRYAQHAEELSRTPGLTLVKGTASLVDGRTVRIRTAKGEEDVAAGHILIASGSDVLLPPIPGSELCVTSHHLFRVGTDLRDLPRRMIIVGGGYIGLETACMFSAFGTTVTLFEKGPLLLPGMERALVDRLRPLLDPSITIRTNADVREIRNGPEGKIVVLGNGETREEHKADVVLLAAGRRPVFPEGLEQAGVVTDRSGIRVDNALRTSCPGIFAAGDVNGRTPLFHAAVRQSLAVANTLLAEGEPADTVDFSSVPTTIFTIPGASYVGLLPESARGAGIDLVEARYDFSEDSRSQILNETDGGIRLYFDKKTKVLKGGWVVGIDAGNLIGEIGLAVSAGLSARELSRFADQHPMAAEGIGKAARQLV
- a CDS encoding efflux RND transporter periplasmic adaptor subunit; the protein is MSSKAPRLIIAILLLLLAGITAWYQAMHRSHKSAGTLVLYGNIDLREVQLAFHDTGRIQKLLYLEGAPVKAGDLMAVMDPVRYQDLVEGDLRALERDRAQRLDAERTWNRVRKLTRAAFNSRQQKDDARAALDMAIAQVKRDKAQLAYDTRQLDDTKVYAPVDGIVQNRILEPGDMAFPQSPVYTLARTRPLWARVYLEEPELGQVHQGMTAYVTSDSFPGQRFVGYVGYISPSAEFTPKEVQTLHQRTILVYRTRIYLSCPTRKLRLGMPVTVTIPLHQTISRPRVCPDGSPAETIHGGR